Part of the Sporosarcina sp. FSL K6-2383 genome is shown below.
GTGTTTTCTTTATTTAAAAGAATTAGTTTTAAGTTAATAGGTATTTCTTTATTCTTTATAGCTGGATTCAGTATTTTATTGCCAAAGATAATAGAGAAAAGCCAAAGATTTAATGAGCTCTATTTAGCACTTAAAACAGGGAGTCTACGCAATGTATCTAGTTTTGATGGTAGAATTGAAACTATGTCAAGTTCAATAGAATATGCTCTTATCAATCCAATTACGGGTATTGGTTTTGGAAACTTCTATGAATTACTACCACATAACTCATATATATTAGTTTTTATACAGTTTGGTTTAATAGGATTTGTTTGTTTTGTTTTATTTTTTGTTTATAATTCATTGAAAATGTCACAAGGTTTCATTAATAATAAAAGTGAAGATAATCATATTATTATGCTTGGGTTACAAACAAACTTTATTTTTATTACAGCTATGCTGACGGGAGAATTTATTAACTCTATTCAGATTATGAGTATTTATCTGCTACTTATAGGATATGTAATTGGTTTCATAAAATCAAATAAATAAAAAAGTGGAGTTGTTGCTAGTTGAAAAAAATTCTAATAACAGGCGGCGCTGGTTTTATTGGATTCAACCTAACAAAAAAAATTTTGGCGTTGGGGTATGCTGTAATCGGTGTGGACAACATGAACGATTATTACGAAGTGTCGCTAAAAGAAGCTCGTTTGTTACAACTTACAAGTCATGGAAGTTACAATTTTTATCAGACTGATTTAGAAGATAGAGGTAAGATTGAATCGATATTTAATGAAAATAGGATAGACGTTGTAATAAATTTAGCGGCGCAGGCAGGAGTACGATATAGCTTAGAAAACCCCCATGCTTATATTGCTTCAAATGTTGTTGGGTTTATGAATATTCTAGAATCATGCCGTCATAATGACGTAGAGCATTTGATATACGCATCTTCCAGCTCTGTGTACGGTGCGAACACCTCCCTACCATTTTCAACAAATGATAATATTGATCATCCATTAAGTCTATATGCTGCAACCAAAAAAGCTAATGAATTGATGGCTCATACTTATAGTAGTCTTTATAATTTGCCTACAACAGGTCTTCGTTTTTTTACAGTTTACGGCCCTTGGGGGCGTCCAGATATGGCGCTATTTAAATTTACAAAGAGTATCATTGAAGGTAAGCCGATTGATGTATATAACAACGGAGATATGATGCGTGACTTTACCTATGTCGATGATATTGTTGA
Proteins encoded:
- a CDS encoding NAD-dependent epimerase — encoded protein: MKKILITGGAGFIGFNLTKKILALGYAVIGVDNMNDYYEVSLKEARLLQLTSHGSYNFYQTDLEDRGKIESIFNENRIDVVINLAAQAGVRYSLENPHAYIASNVVGFMNILESCRHNDVEHLIYASSSSVYGANTSLPFSTNDNIDHPLSLYAATKKANELMAHTYSSLYNLPTTGLRFFTVYGPWGRPDMALFKFTKSIIEGKPIDVYNNGDMMRDFTYVDDIVEAISRLVEKKAQPNPEWSGNNPDPSSSYAPYKVYNIGNNSPVNLMDFIEAIEEKIGKKAIRNYMPLQAGDVPATYANVEDLYRDIDFQPQTSIKDGVGKFVDWYIDYYKVKL